In Paenibacillus sp. J23TS9, a single genomic region encodes these proteins:
- the aroF gene encoding 3-deoxy-7-phosphoheptulonate synthase, with product MIVITSNTTPEEQIQDIVRVIEKNGLQASISRGADRTVIGLVGAVDPTIAEHLRQMKGVENVVKITKSYKLASRDFHPEDTVIDIKGVKIGGEELVVMGGPCAVESPAQIDEIAALVKAAGGQVLRGGAFKPRTGPYSFQGVGVEGLIMMAEAGQKHGLLTITEVMTPEYVDICAEYADILQVGTRNMQNFDLLRKLGTCGKPVLLKRGFSATYDELLNAAEYILAGGNPNVMLCERGIRTFESYTRNTLDLSAIPVLQQLSHLPVISDPSHGTGRRELVEPMSKASVAAGANGLIIEMHTDPDNSMTGDGVQSLFPDQFAALLKDLEKLAPIVGRTFNTEKAPAEAFVV from the coding sequence ATGATCGTTATTACATCCAACACGACACCGGAGGAACAAATTCAGGATATCGTTCGCGTCATTGAGAAAAACGGTTTGCAAGCTTCCATCTCCAGAGGTGCAGATCGCACGGTTATCGGACTCGTCGGCGCGGTGGATCCAACCATTGCAGAGCATCTGCGGCAGATGAAAGGCGTTGAAAATGTAGTGAAGATTACAAAATCATACAAACTGGCAAGCCGGGACTTCCATCCGGAAGATACGGTTATCGATATTAAAGGTGTAAAAATCGGCGGTGAAGAGCTCGTTGTTATGGGCGGTCCATGTGCAGTGGAATCACCAGCCCAAATTGATGAGATCGCAGCGCTGGTAAAAGCGGCAGGCGGACAGGTGCTTCGCGGCGGTGCATTTAAACCGCGTACAGGACCATACAGCTTCCAAGGCGTTGGCGTAGAAGGCCTGATTATGATGGCGGAGGCTGGTCAAAAGCATGGACTTCTGACGATCACCGAAGTCATGACACCGGAATATGTTGATATTTGTGCAGAGTACGCGGATATTTTGCAGGTGGGCACACGTAATATGCAAAACTTCGATTTGCTCCGCAAGCTGGGTACCTGCGGCAAACCCGTTCTACTCAAGCGGGGCTTCAGCGCGACATATGATGAGCTGCTCAATGCAGCGGAGTACATTTTAGCCGGAGGCAACCCGAATGTGATGCTCTGTGAGCGTGGTATCCGTACCTTTGAGAGCTACACCCGCAATACGCTCGATCTGTCGGCTATTCCTGTGCTGCAGCAGTTGAGCCATTTGCCTGTCATCTCCGATCCGAGTCACGGTACCGGACGCCGCGAGCTGGTGGAGCCGATGTCCAAGGCATCTGTCGCTGCCGGAGCCAATGGTCTTATTATCGAAATGCATACCGATCCTGACAACTCGATGACGGGAGACGGCGTACAATCGCTGTTCCCAGACCAATTTGCCGCTCTGCTGAAGGATCTGGAGAAGCTTGCTCCGATTGTCGGTCGTACGTTCAATACGGAAAAGGCGCCTGCAGAGGCATTTGTAGTCTAA
- a CDS encoding catalase, with the protein MNQAGANVSSTAGEVERDKTLTDRQGHPISDNQNVRTVGSRGPITLENYHFLEKITHFDRERTPERVVHARGAGAHGYFESYGTVGEESVSRYTRAKLFQIKGKRTPVFVRFSTVIHGMGSPETLRDPRGFAVKFYTEEGNWDLVGNNLKIFFIRDPLKFPDMVHAFKPDPVSNVPGPVGMFDFVSKSPEATHMITFIFSPWGIPANYRQMQGSGVNTYKWVNAEGEAVLVKYHWEPIRQGIKNLTQKEAKAIQGMNDSHATQDLYEAIKRGDYPEWELCVQIMSDDDHPELDFDPLDPTKLWPEDQFPFLKVGKMVLDRNPENYYNEVEQSAFGTGVLVDGLDFSDDKLLQGRTFSYSDTQRYRVGTNYLQLPINAPKKRVATNQRGGQMQYFVDMAPEQSPHVDYEPSMTDGLVEAEQNAAPHEPEYHAKLQRQRIERTNDFKQAGHTYRSFEDWEREDLINNLVDALKQCDPSIQEQMIRNFTQADEEYGRRVAEGLEKARKESSGDQREEAVHDAERMGHEADPY; encoded by the coding sequence GTGAATCAGGCGGGGGCAAATGTCAGCAGCACAGCGGGGGAAGTGGAAAGGGATAAAACCCTTACTGACCGCCAGGGGCACCCGATATCGGATAATCAGAATGTGCGGACGGTGGGCAGCCGTGGACCGATCACGCTGGAGAACTATCACTTCCTGGAGAAGATCACCCACTTCGATCGTGAGCGTACACCAGAGCGAGTCGTTCATGCTCGGGGAGCAGGAGCGCACGGTTATTTTGAAAGCTATGGAACAGTAGGGGAAGAGTCGGTATCCCGATATACCCGCGCCAAGCTATTTCAGATCAAAGGCAAGCGTACCCCCGTGTTTGTGCGGTTTTCTACTGTGATACACGGAATGGGGTCTCCTGAGACGCTTCGTGATCCGCGCGGCTTCGCCGTGAAGTTTTACACTGAGGAAGGAAACTGGGATCTCGTCGGCAACAATCTCAAAATCTTTTTTATCCGCGATCCGTTGAAATTCCCTGATATGGTACATGCATTTAAGCCGGATCCGGTTTCCAACGTGCCGGGACCTGTCGGGATGTTCGATTTTGTATCCAAATCACCAGAAGCGACCCATATGATTACGTTTATTTTCTCACCATGGGGAATCCCGGCCAATTACCGGCAGATGCAGGGTTCGGGTGTGAATACGTATAAGTGGGTGAACGCGGAAGGCGAAGCGGTACTCGTGAAGTATCATTGGGAGCCGATTCGACAGGGCATCAAAAATTTGACGCAGAAGGAAGCCAAAGCAATTCAAGGGATGAATGACAGCCATGCGACTCAGGATCTTTATGAAGCGATCAAACGCGGGGATTATCCGGAGTGGGAGCTGTGCGTGCAAATCATGAGCGATGATGATCATCCCGAGCTTGATTTTGATCCGCTGGATCCAACCAAGCTATGGCCGGAAGATCAGTTCCCTTTTCTGAAAGTGGGCAAAATGGTGCTTGATCGTAACCCGGAAAACTACTATAACGAGGTGGAGCAGTCGGCCTTCGGTACCGGAGTGCTTGTCGACGGACTCGACTTCTCGGACGACAAGCTGCTCCAGGGACGCACATTCTCCTACTCAGACACCCAACGCTACCGGGTAGGGACCAACTATCTCCAACTGCCGATAAACGCGCCTAAGAAGCGTGTGGCGACCAATCAGCGTGGAGGTCAGATGCAGTATTTTGTAGATATGGCACCCGAGCAAAGCCCGCATGTGGATTATGAGCCATCGATGACGGATGGTCTGGTCGAAGCTGAGCAGAACGCGGCACCTCACGAGCCGGAATATCATGCCAAGCTCCAGCGTCAGAGAATCGAGCGTACCAATGATTTTAAACAGGCAGGACATACGTACCGCTCGTTTGAAGACTGGGAAAGGGAGGATCTCATTAACAATCTCGTGGATGCCCTCAAACAATGCGATCCGTCCATTCAGGAACAGATGATTCGAAATTTCACGCAAGCGGATGAAGAGTACGGACGCCGTGTTGCGGAGGGGCTGGAAAAAGCACGGAAAGAGTCTTCCGGTGATCAGCGGGAGGAAGCGGTGCATGACGCAGAGCGCATGGGCCATGAAGCGGATCCCTATTAA
- the glnA gene encoding type I glutamate--ammonia ligase: MSVENVLKTIKDNAIEWVDFRFVDLSGRAHHISLPAKEVDEETFVNGVAFDGSSIPGFRGIEESDMVMMPDPDAAYVDPFTAHPTLNIMCNIYTPDGERYERDPRSIAAKAEEFLQASGVGTTAFFAPESEFFIFDDVRYESTMNSSSFYVDSEEAAWNTNRKEEGGNLGFKVGVKGGYVPVAPVDTQQDIRSEMCRLLEEAGLRVERHHHEVATAGQAEINFRFDTLKKTADNLLVYKYIVHNTARQYGKVATFMPKPLFGDNGSGMHVHQSIFDGDTPLFYEKGAYANLSEMAIHYIGGILYHAPALLALTNPSTNSFKRLVPGYEAPVNLVFSKGNRSAAIRIPVAAVTPKGCRIEFRTPDSTANPYLAFSAMLMAGLDGIKRKINPVELGYGPMDKNIYELSDDQKSQIRSVPGTLDEALDALKADYEFLLEGDVFTKEFIDNFIELKRGEAKAVAIRIHPHEYGLYFDC; encoded by the coding sequence ATGTCGGTTGAAAACGTGTTGAAAACAATCAAGGATAATGCAATTGAGTGGGTAGATTTTCGCTTTGTAGATTTGTCTGGGCGCGCCCATCACATTTCTTTGCCTGCTAAAGAAGTGGATGAAGAAACGTTTGTGAACGGAGTAGCGTTTGATGGTTCTTCCATCCCCGGTTTCCGAGGCATCGAAGAATCCGACATGGTTATGATGCCTGATCCTGATGCGGCATACGTCGATCCTTTCACTGCACATCCGACATTAAACATTATGTGCAACATTTATACACCGGACGGCGAGCGTTATGAGCGCGATCCGCGCAGCATTGCAGCGAAAGCTGAGGAATTCCTGCAGGCTAGCGGCGTGGGAACAACGGCATTCTTCGCACCAGAGTCCGAATTCTTTATTTTCGATGATGTACGTTACGAAAGCACCATGAACAGTTCTTCCTTCTATGTGGATTCCGAAGAAGCCGCATGGAACACGAACCGCAAGGAAGAAGGCGGCAACCTCGGCTTTAAAGTGGGCGTTAAAGGCGGATATGTTCCGGTGGCTCCGGTCGACACCCAGCAAGACATCCGCAGCGAAATGTGCCGTTTGCTTGAAGAAGCTGGACTGCGTGTGGAACGCCATCATCATGAAGTGGCAACCGCAGGCCAGGCAGAAATCAACTTCCGTTTCGATACCTTGAAGAAAACAGCAGATAACCTGCTTGTCTACAAATATATCGTGCATAACACAGCTCGCCAATACGGTAAAGTGGCAACCTTCATGCCGAAGCCTCTTTTTGGAGACAACGGAAGCGGTATGCACGTTCACCAATCCATCTTTGACGGCGATACGCCTCTGTTCTATGAAAAAGGCGCTTATGCCAACCTGAGCGAGATGGCCATTCATTACATCGGCGGTATCCTGTACCATGCTCCGGCACTTCTGGCACTGACTAACCCGTCGACGAACTCGTTCAAACGTCTGGTTCCAGGTTATGAAGCGCCAGTGAACCTGGTATTCTCCAAAGGCAACCGTTCTGCGGCAATCCGTATTCCGGTAGCTGCTGTAACGCCAAAAGGCTGCCGCATCGAGTTCCGTACACCGGACTCCACAGCGAATCCTTACCTGGCATTCTCCGCAATGCTGATGGCCGGTCTTGACGGCATCAAGCGCAAAATCAATCCGGTTGAGCTTGGATATGGTCCAATGGACAAAAACATCTATGAACTCAGCGATGACCAAAAATCGCAAATCCGCAGCGTGCCTGGTACGCTGGACGAAGCACTTGACGCACTGAAAGCTGACTACGAGTTCCTGCTCGAAGGCGACGTATTCACAAAAGAATTTATCGATAACTTCATCGAACTGAAACGTGGCGAAGCGAAAGCCGTTGCGATCCGCATTCATCCGCATGAATATGGTTTGTACTTCGACTGCTAA
- the serC gene encoding 3-phosphoserine/phosphohydroxythreonine transaminase, whose product MSKRAYNFNAGPAALPLEVLTRAQAEFVDFRETGMSIMEMSHRGKVYEEVHHEAESRLLSLLGNPDGYKVLFLQGGASTQFAMIPMNFLSAGKTASYVLSGSWADKAVKEAKLIGETHIAATSEADKFMSIPDLSSIEIPENAAYLHVTSNETIEGTQYQQYPQTGNVPLIADMSSDILCRQLDVNQFDFIYAGAQKNLGPSGVTVVIAREEMLADSPKHIPTMLRYSTHLKNDSLYNTPPSFSVYMVNEVLKWIEEQGGLAGVEQANRKKAGLIYDIIDSSEGFYRGPVDAGSRSIMNVTFKLASEELEKQFIKETEQAGFVGLKGHRSVGGLRASIYNAVPYDSCKALVDFMADFQKSHG is encoded by the coding sequence GTGAGCAAGAGAGCTTATAATTTCAATGCGGGGCCAGCGGCACTGCCGCTTGAAGTTCTGACACGCGCACAGGCAGAATTTGTTGATTTTCGGGAAACAGGCATGTCCATTATGGAAATGTCGCATCGGGGCAAAGTCTATGAGGAAGTTCATCATGAAGCAGAAAGCCGCCTTTTATCTCTTCTGGGCAATCCTGATGGGTACAAAGTGTTGTTTTTACAGGGTGGAGCGAGCACGCAGTTTGCCATGATCCCGATGAATTTTCTGTCTGCAGGCAAAACGGCAAGTTATGTTCTGTCCGGCAGTTGGGCTGATAAAGCGGTCAAAGAAGCAAAGCTGATCGGTGAAACGCATATTGCTGCTACATCGGAAGCAGATAAGTTTATGTCCATCCCTGATCTCAGCAGCATTGAAATTCCAGAGAACGCTGCGTACCTGCATGTGACTTCCAACGAGACCATCGAGGGTACTCAGTACCAGCAGTATCCCCAAACGGGCAACGTTCCGCTGATTGCTGATATGTCGAGTGATATTCTCTGCCGTCAACTGGATGTGAATCAGTTCGATTTCATCTATGCAGGGGCTCAGAAGAATCTTGGTCCTTCCGGGGTAACGGTTGTCATTGCCCGTGAAGAAATGCTGGCCGATTCTCCGAAGCATATTCCAACAATGCTGCGTTACAGTACGCATTTAAAGAATGACTCTCTGTATAACACCCCTCCTTCCTTCTCTGTATATATGGTGAACGAGGTATTGAAATGGATTGAAGAGCAGGGCGGACTTGCGGGCGTTGAGCAGGCTAATCGCAAGAAAGCTGGCCTAATTTATGATATAATCGATAGCAGCGAAGGCTTCTATCGCGGTCCTGTCGATGCCGGCAGCCGTTCTATAATGAACGTTACATTTAAGCTGGCATCTGAAGAACTCGAGAAGCAGTTCATCAAGGAAACGGAGCAGGCAGGATTCGTAGGTCTGAAGGGTCATCGCAGTGTGGGCGGGTTACGCGCTTCCATTTACAATGCGGTACCTTATGACAGCTGCAAAGCTCTGGTGGATTTCATGGCCGATTTCCAAAAAAGTCATGGATAA
- a CDS encoding 4-hydroxy-3-methylbut-2-enyl diphosphate reductase translates to MEVIKISPRGYCYGVVDAMVLARQAAQNLDLPRPIYILGMIVHNSHVTNSFEDEGIITLDGANRLDILDQVEKGTVIFTAHGVSPEVRKIARDKGLTTVDATCPDVTKTHDLIRDKVADGYEVIYIGKKGHPEPEGAIGIAPDHVHLIEKEEEIAELKISSSRIIITNQTTMSQWDIKHIVKRLLELFPSAEVHNEICLATQVRQEAVAEQAGQADLVIVVGDPRSNNSNRLAQVSEEIAHVTAYRIADITELKREWLEGISKVAVTSGASTPTPITKEVINYLEQYDPNNPETWDLQRTVNMNKLLPPVKTKR, encoded by the coding sequence ATGGAAGTCATTAAAATATCACCGCGCGGATACTGTTACGGTGTTGTGGATGCCATGGTGCTTGCGCGCCAGGCTGCACAGAATCTGGATCTCCCGCGGCCTATATATATACTGGGCATGATTGTTCATAACAGCCATGTCACCAACTCCTTTGAGGATGAGGGCATTATTACTCTGGATGGTGCGAACCGTCTGGATATACTGGATCAAGTGGAGAAGGGAACCGTTATTTTCACGGCTCACGGGGTTTCGCCTGAAGTACGTAAGATTGCCCGGGATAAGGGGCTCACTACAGTTGATGCAACCTGTCCTGATGTGACGAAGACGCATGATCTGATCCGGGATAAAGTGGCAGATGGGTATGAAGTCATTTATATCGGAAAGAAAGGCCATCCGGAGCCGGAAGGCGCCATTGGCATTGCGCCGGATCATGTGCATCTTATCGAGAAGGAAGAGGAAATCGCAGAACTCAAGATATCTTCTTCCCGAATCATCATTACGAATCAGACAACGATGAGCCAGTGGGATATCAAGCATATCGTGAAGCGACTCTTGGAGCTGTTTCCTTCGGCTGAGGTGCATAATGAAATCTGTCTTGCAACGCAGGTTCGCCAAGAGGCAGTAGCGGAGCAGGCTGGGCAGGCTGATCTGGTCATCGTGGTCGGAGACCCTAGAAGCAATAACTCTAACCGTCTCGCCCAGGTATCCGAGGAGATTGCCCATGTCACAGCATACCGGATTGCCGATATTACCGAGCTCAAACGCGAATGGCTGGAGGGCATATCGAAGGTTGCCGTTACTTCAGGGGCATCCACCCCTACACCGATTACCAAAGAGGTCATTAACTATTTGGAGCAGTATGATCCGAATAATCCGGAAACCTGGGATCTCCAGCGGACTGTGAACATGAATAAGCTGCTGCCTCCGGTAAAAACAAAAAGATAA
- a CDS encoding response regulator transcription factor: MTKVWRVVIIDSHPTSMLGTKLILEEKEELKVTGMASNWDEGLILVMEQQPELVLLDYQMPEGTAETLLEKMTHSSPASHIIILTDTDGIKLLHSVVNLGGSGILSKQASAAQLMLMIDGLREGLATLPMDWLKNGIWQVQQPVIDGGLYHLTDTEIFIMERIVQGITYDKIATEIAVSRRSIDNYLRKIYVKLGVSTRAQAIEKFALTTRQKSPVFS; encoded by the coding sequence ATGACGAAGGTTTGGCGGGTCGTGATTATAGACAGTCACCCCACAAGTATGCTGGGAACCAAATTGATTTTGGAAGAAAAGGAAGAGCTAAAAGTAACAGGCATGGCCTCAAATTGGGATGAAGGACTGATACTCGTCATGGAGCAGCAGCCGGAATTGGTGCTGTTGGACTACCAAATGCCGGAAGGAACAGCAGAAACTCTGCTTGAAAAAATGACGCATTCATCCCCAGCGAGCCATATTATTATTTTGACGGATACTGATGGGATCAAGCTGCTGCATTCGGTGGTGAATCTCGGAGGAAGCGGAATTTTGTCGAAGCAGGCGTCCGCGGCACAGCTGATGCTTATGATTGACGGTCTGCGCGAAGGACTCGCAACACTTCCGATGGATTGGCTGAAGAACGGTATTTGGCAGGTTCAGCAACCGGTTATCGATGGTGGACTTTATCATTTGACGGATACGGAGATTTTCATTATGGAGCGGATCGTTCAGGGGATTACCTATGACAAGATTGCGACAGAAATTGCGGTCAGCCGGCGATCCATCGATAATTATTTGCGTAAGATATATGTGAAGCTGGGAGTATCCACCCGGGCGCAGGCCATTGAAAAGTTTGCACTTACAACGCGTCAAAAAAGTCCTGTTTTCAGTTAA
- a CDS encoding phosphodiester glycosidase family protein yields MNLEMKQINRFFLLATAPFLGLFLFLLFSFTPVHVEVDTAAYVPDVTLKDRTAILKQDLDKADQSVKVTISSIRKTSALYKQTTTTMNSIVTNAKTQAVRPEYLYNRRITAKLGVPFERVESDRIRIELYKVNPGVYKGYAMKVKLKDPAAMQMSLGRDNIGSSETTMQAVSRHGAVAGINAGGFADNGGKRYPLSTTVMNGQYLTGFESSFKDLFFVGMDNSGKLIGGKFSNKTELDSLKPKFGATFVPVLLKNGQPMPIPEKWQVSPKRAPRTVIGNYKDDQLLIIVVDGYSESGSSGATLQELQNKMYGLGIKDAYNLDGGGSSSLIVNGRVVNNPSDGSLRPVPTHFLFYK; encoded by the coding sequence ATGAACTTAGAAATGAAACAGATCAACCGGTTTTTCCTGCTTGCGACTGCACCCTTTTTAGGACTTTTTCTATTTCTATTATTCAGCTTTACACCCGTACATGTTGAGGTCGATACCGCAGCCTATGTTCCTGATGTTACACTAAAGGATCGGACTGCAATACTTAAGCAGGATTTGGACAAAGCTGACCAGTCTGTAAAGGTGACCATCTCTTCCATCCGCAAGACATCGGCACTTTACAAGCAAACGACCACAACCATGAATTCGATTGTCACGAATGCAAAAACACAGGCGGTTCGCCCGGAGTACTTATACAACCGGCGGATTACTGCCAAGCTTGGCGTTCCTTTTGAACGGGTGGAAAGCGACCGCATCCGTATCGAGCTGTATAAGGTAAATCCGGGTGTTTACAAAGGTTACGCCATGAAGGTGAAGCTCAAGGATCCTGCCGCTATGCAGATGAGTCTGGGACGGGATAACATAGGCAGCTCTGAAACCACTATGCAGGCCGTGAGCAGACACGGAGCCGTAGCAGGCATCAATGCCGGAGGCTTTGCCGACAACGGTGGTAAACGCTATCCGCTCAGTACCACGGTCATGAACGGACAATACTTGACCGGTTTTGAATCAAGCTTCAAGGATCTGTTCTTCGTGGGTATGGACAATTCCGGCAAGCTAATCGGAGGAAAGTTCAGCAACAAAACAGAGCTCGACAGCCTGAAGCCAAAATTCGGAGCCACATTCGTACCCGTGCTTCTTAAAAATGGACAACCCATGCCGATTCCGGAAAAATGGCAGGTTTCGCCGAAGCGTGCCCCTCGTACCGTCATTGGTAATTATAAAGATGATCAGCTGCTCATCATCGTAGTTGACGGGTATAGTGAAAGCGGAAGCTCAGGCGCTACGCTCCAAGAGCTGCAGAACAAGATGTATGGACTGGGCATAAAGGATGCTTATAATTTGGATGGCGGTGGTTCTTCATCCCTTATTGTAAACGGAAGAGTGGTTAATAATCCGTCAGATGGAAGTCTGCGGCCGGTTCCAACACATTTTTTATTCTACAAATAA
- the trmL gene encoding tRNA (uridine(34)/cytosine(34)/5-carboxymethylaminomethyluridine(34)-2'-O)-methyltransferase TrmL: MALHIVLVEPEIPANTGNISRTCAATGIHLHLVRPLGFSTDDSKLKRAGLDYWYAVNLEYHDSFAEVQEKYPEGRFFYATTKADKRYNDIKFQDGDFLVFGKETKGLPPELLAANPETCIRMPMTDKVRSLNLSNSAAIIAFEALRQLDFPGMK, from the coding sequence ATGGCACTGCATATTGTGCTTGTAGAACCTGAAATTCCGGCAAACACCGGCAATATCTCAAGAACCTGCGCAGCCACAGGGATCCATTTGCATTTGGTCCGGCCGCTGGGCTTCAGTACAGATGATTCGAAGCTGAAGAGAGCAGGACTTGATTACTGGTACGCGGTTAATCTTGAATATCATGATTCGTTTGCGGAGGTCCAAGAGAAATATCCGGAAGGCCGCTTCTTTTACGCAACGACAAAAGCCGACAAAAGATACAATGATATAAAGTTCCAAGACGGGGATTTCCTTGTGTTCGGAAAAGAAACGAAAGGACTGCCTCCTGAGCTGCTGGCTGCGAATCCCGAGACTTGTATCCGTATGCCAATGACCGATAAGGTCCGCTCTCTGAACCTGTCCAACTCCGCAGCCATTATCGCTTTTGAGGCACTGCGCCAGCTGGATTTTCCTGGCATGAAGTAA
- a CDS encoding HAMP domain-containing sensor histidine kinase, with protein MSIRWRLTAWYTCILAVTLILFGSAVYGVVHYNTYSEIKKKIMDQRKQMQTNIIVGISQGQLKFDLGLETTTDFQSSQIFGQLHNYQNNQNLVTNNLANLKKLFPIPATASATKVKQFETYKLNGNPFMVYQEPLIYKDQLIGFLQLAVWTGHEEELLRLLRSILIMSATIMLLMATTFGLFLARKSIAPIGKVIEAADQIQNGSDLSVRIAYDGPQDEVGQLINTVNNMLGRMEGFYKNLEDSYAAQRRFVSDASHELRTPLTTIRGNVDLLQKMWSKDDSDRPNIDEATLHTMSLEAVSDIADESKRMSRLVSDMLSLARADTGRTFEKEPVPLEILVEEVARRAQMLPRQAEWITGDFSVLNGVYINGNKDYMQQMLFIFIENAFKYTPAGEVVFDAFIFKNQVGIRIADTGIGMDKEEVPYIFDRFYRADQSRGVTEGIGLGLSIAKWIIDELEGSVEVVTRQGEGTTFVIWLPIVFPTPLE; from the coding sequence ATGTCCATACGTTGGCGGCTAACCGCATGGTATACATGCATCTTGGCTGTAACTCTTATTTTGTTCGGGTCTGCTGTATATGGTGTGGTTCATTATAATACGTACTCCGAAATCAAAAAGAAAATTATGGATCAGCGCAAACAAATGCAGACAAATATTATTGTAGGTATATCTCAAGGACAGCTGAAATTTGATCTCGGACTTGAGACTACAACTGATTTTCAGTCTTCGCAAATTTTCGGACAGCTTCATAACTATCAAAATAACCAAAACCTTGTCACGAATAATCTCGCAAATTTGAAGAAGCTCTTTCCCATACCTGCTACAGCCAGTGCAACTAAGGTGAAGCAGTTTGAAACATATAAGCTGAACGGTAATCCATTCATGGTATATCAGGAACCGTTGATTTATAAAGATCAGTTGATTGGATTTCTGCAACTCGCTGTATGGACCGGACATGAGGAAGAATTGCTGAGGCTCCTTCGGAGTATTTTAATTATGAGTGCCACCATTATGCTGCTCATGGCAACCACCTTCGGCCTCTTCCTTGCGCGCAAATCTATAGCACCGATTGGCAAAGTCATTGAAGCAGCGGATCAAATCCAGAACGGTTCGGATCTCAGCGTACGGATTGCTTATGACGGTCCTCAGGATGAGGTCGGCCAGCTGATCAACACAGTCAATAACATGCTGGGACGCATGGAAGGCTTTTATAAAAACCTGGAAGATTCCTATGCCGCGCAGCGCCGGTTCGTATCCGACGCATCCCATGAACTGCGCACACCGCTGACCACGATCCGCGGTAATGTGGATTTGCTGCAAAAGATGTGGTCCAAGGATGATTCGGACCGTCCTAATATTGATGAGGCAACCCTTCATACGATGTCTCTGGAAGCAGTCAGCGATATAGCGGATGAATCCAAGCGGATGAGCAGGCTGGTGAGCGACATGCTGTCCTTGGCCCGGGCGGATACCGGACGGACGTTTGAGAAAGAGCCGGTCCCATTAGAAATTCTTGTTGAGGAAGTGGCCCGCCGGGCCCAAATGCTGCCGCGTCAAGCAGAGTGGATCACCGGAGATTTTTCCGTACTGAATGGTGTATATATTAACGGCAACAAAGATTATATGCAGCAGATGCTGTTCATTTTTATTGAGAACGCGTTCAAATACACCCCTGCAGGCGAAGTGGTGTTTGATGCCTTTATATTCAAAAACCAGGTAGGGATAAGGATTGCAGACACTGGAATCGGTATGGATAAGGAGGAAGTACCGTATATCTTCGACCGTTTTTACCGTGCGGATCAATCCCGCGGCGTTACCGAAGGTATCGGGCTTGGCTTGTCCATCGCCAAATGGATCATTGATGAACTGGAAGGATCGGTTGAGGTTGTAACCCGTCAAGGAGAGGGAACCACCTTCGTCATCTGGCTGCCGATCGTCTTTCCGACACCTCTCGAATAG
- a CDS encoding AbrB/MazE/SpoVT family DNA-binding domain-containing protein, with the protein MKPAGVVRKVDQLGRIVLPKSLRKRYQMNEGDPVEILVQGDHIILERYRPKCVFCGSMDDVSEFKERYICGQCQVDMAQLQKHA; encoded by the coding sequence ATGAAACCTGCTGGTGTAGTTCGCAAAGTCGATCAGCTGGGAAGAATTGTCTTACCCAAATCGTTGCGAAAACGGTATCAGATGAATGAGGGGGACCCTGTCGAGATTTTAGTGCAGGGAGATCATATCATCCTGGAACGTTATCGTCCCAAATGTGTATTCTGCGGCTCCATGGATGATGTGAGCGAATTTAAAGAACGTTATATCTGTGGTCAATGCCAAGTCGATATGGCGCAGCTTCAAAAACATGCATAA